TAGACTTTAGTGCTCAGTAAGTGTGTGCTGTTGTCAACGCGCTTGTTTTGCGTCCTAATACATTATTTTTACCATTCGATTACTAAGGGTAACCATCGTGTTCAACTAAACTTAGTTCTCATTCTTTTTGAAAAAGTATTTCTATAATTCCCAGGAAAGTCTTATTCTGTTTAAGTACACATTGACAGTTTCAACCTGACAAATCAGTGCGCAACTTTTTCGGATGGAAATCCATGACACTACGACTGCTTAAACTAAATTAATGAAGCTAGATTCTGGTTCTTCATTTAATAACTAGTAGTTAATTGCTTAAACAAACTGCAGCTCTTAATTTGCTGgattatctttattttttagCATATACAAAGACTTCTGTCGTCTGCAATTGATTGTTAGAGAATTATCTTGTTTAAAGATGATggtaatttgatcatttcgttAATCCTTTTAGACCTTTTTGATTTTTCTGTTACTTGTATATCCTATTATTTTCTCAATTAAATGGTTTATTCGTCATCGAAAACATGCCGTGCACCGTGATTTGATGGAGAAATATGGTGTTCCAGCCAATCACAAGATTGTTGGTTTCTTTCATCCTTACTGTAATAGTGGAGGTGGGGGTGAACGTGTTCTATGGACTGCAGTTAAGTGTATGTTGGAAAAGTAggttgttttattttctttttgattaCAATATGACATTTTGTTAATGTAGATATAAAAACATAGTAATTGTTATTTATACCAATGATGCAGAGTGTCTTTCAAATCCTGATAAAGTCTTCAGTAACATCCGAAGAATATTTGGGATATGTTTCAACAAACCTTCCGATTATTCTGCTATACATTTTGTACCACTGAAATCAGATATATTACTAACTCCAAAGCTATATCGTTTATTCACACTAGCTGGTCAGGCTTTTGGTTCAGTCCTAGTTGGATTGGAAGCTATCTTTAGATGCCCACCGGATGTATATATTGACACTACAGGATTCGCCTTTACCATACCTCTAACCAAATGGTTGTGTAATTCACAGACAGCGGCTTACGTACACTATCCAACTATATCATCTGTTATGTTGCAACGTGTATCGTCCTCATTGTtctcaaaaaataaaaatgaagtagTTTTAACTTATAACAATCCTGAATGGGTTAGAAATAATAGGATCTTTACCAGCATAAAATTCTTATACTACCATCTTTTTATCAAAGCGTACAGATTTTCTGGTTCAAGCATAAATGTCGATGTTGCAATGACGAATTCATCCTGGACTCAAAAGCATATTCTGTCGTTGTGGGGTGGAAAACCTGTTGTGCTTTATCCTCCATGTCCTGTCGAGGATTTGGAAGGAAAATTAATCAGTGTTCAACGATTTAAGTGGATTTTATCTGTTGGTCAGTTTAGACCGGAAAAGAATCACGAGGTTTGCTTGTTTTTTTATTGAGATATATTAATTCTAGACAGTTCAATTTATGGCACTTTGTAAAGTATTTTCTGATCACAGTAATTATTAGATATGTACTCATGTAGTACTCTAAATGTAAATGCTGAACCGAAATGTTTCATGTAAGCTGATATACTTAACACTGTCTTATTTGCCGTTATATTGTGTAATGTTTGGTATTTCCGTTACTCAAATACTCAACGCTAGTGTTTTCAAATGTAGCACTAAACAAAACGTCCCTCAGTTTCCGACCAAGTAAAACCCTATCAAAATACCAAGTGTTCATTTCCAACCAAAATTTAGAACAGTTATATTTTCTGATTTCTAAGTCCCTAAGGCTCATTAAATTTCATCGGTCAAAAAGTCAAGTGAGTAAACCAAACTACCAAACGCTTCCTGGTCACTTGTGGTCGCGTTCGACGAGGTACCATGTGGAGTTAGATCTTATAAAACCacttatttaaataattcaaaacaaCTATAATGTAAAATACAGCTG
The sequence above is drawn from the Schistosoma mansoni strain Puerto Rico chromosome 3, complete genome genome and encodes:
- a CDS encoding glycosyltransferase, whose translation is MMTFLIFLLLVYPIIFSIKWFIRHRKHAVHRDLMEKYGVPANHKIVGFFHPYCNSGGGGERVLWTAVKCMLEKYKNIVIVIYTNDAECLSNPDKVFSNIRRIFGICFNKPSDYSAIHFVPLKSDILLTPKLYRLFTLAGQAFGSVLVGLEAIFRCPPDVYIDTTGFAFTIPLTKWLCNSQTAAYVHYPTISSVMLQRVSSSLFSKNKNEVVLTYNNPEWVRNNRIFTSIKFLYYHLFIKAYRFSGSSINVDVAMTNSSWTQKHILSLWGGKPVVLYPPCPVEDLEGKLISVQRFKWILSVGQFRPEKNHELQLNAFHHFLSRHKSAKSDEKHEFKLLLIGGCRDDKDFALVSKLKDQAAALKLGDTVEFHINLPYQELKSYFGRCSVNLHTMVDEHFGISIVEGMASGLITIAHRSGGPLTDIIGPSETSSSSNQLENSGVGFLASTVDEYANIFELVLLKMSESQIDAIRKNATKWVREKFSEDCFIRGWIDQMNVFSL